The Lysinibacillus pakistanensis genome includes a window with the following:
- a CDS encoding DUF5906 domain-containing protein, with product MNILHTIVEEESIPVLLEYIGMCMTVGILHQQFVILYGEGGNGKSTLLSLITNLLGATNVSNVSLEDLSNDKSFTLGLLEGKLANIGGELGKNGMVDMKNLKLLTGEDKVRMEKNLRIVNLKAATQS from the coding sequence ATGAATATTCTCCATACGATTGTAGAAGAGGAATCCATTCCTGTTTTATTAGAGTATATTGGCATGTGTATGACAGTGGGGATATTGCATCAACAATTTGTTATTTTGTATGGTGAGGGTGGTAATGGTAAGAGTACATTATTAAGTCTTATCACCAATTTACTAGGTGCAACGAATGTCAGCAATGTGAGCTTAGAGGATTTATCCAATGATAAAAGTTTTACACTTGGCTTGCTAGAAGGAAAGTTAGCGAATATTGGTGGTGAGCTAGGCAAGAATGGTATGGTGGATATGAAAAATCTAAAGCTATTGACAGGCGAAGATAAAGTAAGGATGGAAAAAAATTTAAGGATAGTGAATTTAAAAGCAGCTACGCAAAGTTGA
- a CDS encoding helix-turn-helix transcriptional regulator, producing the protein MLNNKLVICRAEKGWTQQQLADVVGVSRQTIAALEKNKYNPSLILAFKIANSFEKEITDVFNYVEDE; encoded by the coding sequence TTGTTAAATAACAAATTAGTAATTTGTAGGGCGGAAAAAGGATGGACACAACAACAATTAGCTGATGTGGTTGGTGTCAGTCGACAAACTATAGCAGCTTTAGAGAAAAATAAATATAATCCGTCTTTGATTCTAGCTTTTAAAATTGCTAATTCATTTGAGAAAGAAATAACGGATGTATTTAATTATGTGGAGGATGAATAA